A genomic segment from Agelaius phoeniceus isolate bAgePho1 chromosome 2, bAgePho1.hap1, whole genome shotgun sequence encodes:
- the LOC143696513 gene encoding uncharacterized protein LOC143696513 isoform X1: MTHLASGVEAAMALSNHTNGSSVLPNLLPMEQKKALRFNNYSNPALELQEEIMASFYILIIVGFFGFLLFVMMLSNIVSSKPENYMDYLYSGKLSPPRGQLELPQTHSKDTRDTFVIINSAAFLDLQRQDSTNQPGTEGLSTNSVLRDV, from the exons ATGACAC atTTGGCCTCTGGAGTGGAAGCTGCGATGGCTTTGAGCAACCACACCAACGGCAGCTCGGTGCTGCCCAATCTGCTCCCCATGGAACAAAAgaaggccctgaggttcaacaACTACAGCAaccctgccctggagctgcaggaggagatcaTGGCCTCCTTCTACATCCTCATCATCGTTGGCTTCTTTGGCTTCCTGCTCTTTGTCATGATGCTCAGCAACATCGTTTCCAGCAAGCCCGAGAACTACATGGACTACCTGTACTCGGGCAAGCTGAGCCCGCCCCGgggccagctggagctgccccagacCCACAGCaaggacaccagggacaccttTGTCATCATCAACAGCGCTGCCTTCCTGGACCTGCAGCGGCAGGACAGCACAAACCAGCCCGGGACCGAGGGGCTGAGCACAAACTCGGTCCTCAGGGATGTGTGA
- the LOC143696513 gene encoding uncharacterized protein LOC143696513 isoform X2 → MALSNHTNGSSVLPNLLPMEQKKALRFNNYSNPALELQEEIMASFYILIIVGFFGFLLFVMMLSNIVSSKPENYMDYLYSGKLSPPRGQLELPQTHSKDTRDTFVIINSAAFLDLQRQDSTNQPGTEGLSTNSVLRDV, encoded by the coding sequence ATGGCTTTGAGCAACCACACCAACGGCAGCTCGGTGCTGCCCAATCTGCTCCCCATGGAACAAAAgaaggccctgaggttcaacaACTACAGCAaccctgccctggagctgcaggaggagatcaTGGCCTCCTTCTACATCCTCATCATCGTTGGCTTCTTTGGCTTCCTGCTCTTTGTCATGATGCTCAGCAACATCGTTTCCAGCAAGCCCGAGAACTACATGGACTACCTGTACTCGGGCAAGCTGAGCCCGCCCCGgggccagctggagctgccccagacCCACAGCaaggacaccagggacaccttTGTCATCATCAACAGCGCTGCCTTCCTGGACCTGCAGCGGCAGGACAGCACAAACCAGCCCGGGACCGAGGGGCTGAGCACAAACTCGGTCCTCAGGGATGTGTGA
- the SMIM11 gene encoding small integral membrane protein 11, protein MVAFNWKALENFPLLMYILAAKTLILCLAFAGVKMYQSKKIEEKLKREREEKLKAEAEKKDE, encoded by the exons ATGGTGGCCTTTAACTGGAAG GCTCTGGAGAACTTCCCACTGCTGATGTACATCTTGGCAGCTAAAACATTGATCCTTTGCTTGGCCTTTGCTGGAGTCAAAATGTACCAGAGCAAGAAAATTGAGGAGAAACTGAAGAGGGAACGTGAGGAGAAACTGAAAGCAGAAGCAGAGAAGAAGGATGAGTGA